The following proteins are encoded in a genomic region of Neovison vison isolate M4711 chromosome 12, ASM_NN_V1, whole genome shotgun sequence:
- the VAMP1 gene encoding vesicle-associated membrane protein 1, giving the protein MDPSTATEMSAPAQPPTEGAEGTAPGGGPPGPPPNTTSNRRLQQTQAQVEEVVDIMRVNVDKVLKRDEILSQLDDRADALQVGASRFETSAAKLKRKYWWKDCKMMIMLGAICAIIVVVIVIYFFT; this is encoded by the exons ATGGATCCCTCAACAGCCACAGAAAT GTCTGCTCCAGCTCAGCCTCCCACTGAAGGGGCAGAAGGGACTGCCCCAGGAGGGGGGCCCCCTGGCCCTCCTCCTAATACGACCAGTAACAGACGACTACAGCAAACCCAGGCACAAGTGGAGGAA GTGGTGGACATCATGCGTGTGAATGTGGACAAGGTCCTGAAGAGAGATGAGATACTGTCACAGCTAGATGACCGAGCTGACGCCTTGCAAGTGGGAGCGTCACGATTTGAGACCAGCGCTGCCAAGCTAAAGAGGAAGTATTGGTGGAAAGACTGCAAG ATGATGATCATGCTGGGAGCTATCTGTGCCATCATCGTGGTAGTTATTGTAA TCTACTTTTTTACTTGA